CGCTGGACCACGTCCAGGCCACCCCGGAGAGCGTGCTGCGTCGGGCCGCATGGCTGGCGTCACACTATGACCTGGACAACGCGTCGGTGCTCTTCCTCGGCGACCACGATCTGACCTCGACTGCGCTGGGACGCCTGCACCCCGACCTGGCGATCACCGTCGTCGACGTCGACGATCGAGTGCTGGCGCACATCGACCGGATCGCGGAGCGCGAGGGACTGCGGATTCGCTGTCTGCACGCCGATCTGCGCTTCGGACTGCCGCCCTCGGTGCTCGGTACCTCGGACCTGGTCTTCACCGACCCGCCGTACACGCCGGAGGGCGTCGGACTGTTCACCGCCCGCGCTGCCGAGTGCCTCCGAGACGGTGGACGGGTGCTCATCGCCTACGGATACAGCGATCGCACGCCTGCGCTCGGGCTGAAGGTGCAGCAGCGACTGCACCGGCTGGGCATGTTGTTCGAGGCGATCCTGCCCGACTTCGACCGATACGACGGGGCACAGGCGGTCGGGAGCGCCAGCGATCTGTACGTGTGCAGGCCGCTCGGCTCGGGAACGACCCGGCGCGGCGACACCCGCATCTACACCCACGGACCGCAGTCCGGCGAGTCGACCGGCGGGCCGAGTGCGGCAGCGCTCGACGCGCTGCGCGGGCTGGTGTCCGCACCGACCCCGTTGCCGGTGGTCGAGGCCGAGTGGACGAGTCCGACCACCGGTGACGCCGCGCTGATCGACGCGATGGCCGACCCAGGGCCGTGGCTGTTCCGGGTGCTGGCGGCGGCGAACACCCGACAGCTGGGCGTGCTGGTGCGCAACAACCATCCCGACCTGCTCGACGCGGCGGCACAGCGGGCGCTGAGCGATCTCGTCGGCGCGAAGTTCCGGCTGAAGTTCCATCGGAGCACCCCGGACGGCAGACACGCCGTGGTGGTGGCGTCCTCGATCGCAGCGTCCAGCGCAGCGGAGCCGGACGCGACGCGGCCGGCCGCCGAGAGCTCGATCGCGGGCGCCCTGCTGCGCAAGGCCCACGGCCGGATCGCCAACGTATGGCGGGAGGCGCTGATCCGCCGGGAGTCGGCGCGCGGTCGGACGCTGACGAAGAACCAGGCTCGCGACCTGGTCCTTGCCTCGGCGCCCCGCCGCGACGAACTCGACCTACGGCTGATCGACCTGCCCCGCCACCGGGTCGCCGCAGTGCTGGCCGCCGCCGACCAACCTGCGGCCGAGGACGCGTCGGCCGCCGGGTCGGCCGAGTAGCCGCCCGTCCGAACCGCGCCGCGTCCGAACCGGGCCGGGCCGGGCCGGGCCGGGCCGCCGAGTCCGAGGACTTCGACGTCGGGACTCGGCGCACCCCGGGCTGGCCCGACGCCCGCCGGTCCGGGTCCGGTACGAAAGGGCCGACGGCACCGGGCAGGCACACAACGGCCCCGGCAGAACGCACCCCGGGCGCCGAGTCCACGGCATCAGGTCGACGGCCCCGAGACCGGCGGACGCCCCGAGCGGTGCCCGCCCCGATACCCGACCTGGAGCGAGCCCGCTGCCGCGAGTCGAATCCGATCGCAGGGTCCGGTCACCGCAGACAGATCACCCACCGGACCGCGACCGGACAGCGAAGCCGTCGTCCGGCGGGCCGAGCAGGCAGGACGCCAGGCGCCGGGCGGCACCCGGGCACCCGCACCCGCCAGACGGGCGCAGATCGCCTCGGCTCAGCCCGCCCGAGGCACGTGCAACGGGCCGAGGTCGAGCACGGCGCGGAACTCCTTGGCAGGCACCGGCCTCGAGAACAGCCAGCCCTGATACGCGTCCACCCCGACGCCCCGCAGCACGTGGAACTGGGTCGCCGTCTCGACGCCCTCGGCGACACAGCTGCGATCCATCGCCCTGGCCATGTCGACCACGGCCCGCGCCACGGCGAAGTCGGAGGGATCGTTGCCGACCCCGGCGACGAATCGCCGATCGACCTTGATGATCTGCGCGGGCAGGTCCTTGAGCCGGGCCAGCGAGGAGTAGCCGGTGCCGAAGTCGTCGACCGCGAAGCGCACGCCCCGGTCCACCAGCTCGCCCATCGTCTGTCTGGTTCTCGAAGGCAGGTCGACCAGGCTGGTCTCGACGAGTTCCAGGATCACCCGGTTCCAGTCGATCCCGGCCTCTTCGACGGCGTGCGTCACCGAGTCGA
The Actinoalloteichus fjordicus DNA segment above includes these coding regions:
- a CDS encoding bis-aminopropyl spermidine synthase family protein, whose protein sequence is MEHHIAEDGVDHTTPEPRVAVAALIRAAGVHGLRLRRVLAMLVAGWHSVEDLIRTQATPRRTVEELLAATGTDLGRRRVDGRELVRIRPECAADYRAEFATAELPAPVDQAPAAARLSESLRAAVRADVAAVPPPMAALDHVQATPESVLRRAAWLASHYDLDNASVLFLGDHDLTSTALGRLHPDLAITVVDVDDRVLAHIDRIAEREGLRIRCLHADLRFGLPPSVLGTSDLVFTDPPYTPEGVGLFTARAAECLRDGGRVLIAYGYSDRTPALGLKVQQRLHRLGMLFEAILPDFDRYDGAQAVGSASDLYVCRPLGSGTTRRGDTRIYTHGPQSGESTGGPSAAALDALRGLVSAPTPLPVVEAEWTSPTTGDAALIDAMADPGPWLFRVLAAANTRQLGVLVRNNHPDLLDAAAQRALSDLVGAKFRLKFHRSTPDGRHAVVVASSIAASSAAEPDATRPAAESSIAGALLRKAHGRIANVWREALIRRESARGRTLTKNQARDLVLASAPRRDELDLRLIDLPRHRVAAVLAAADQPAAEDASAAGSAE